The Pseudofrankia inefficax genome window below encodes:
- a CDS encoding NUDIX domain-containing protein, with translation MTGVDIPAGSAALEWQRGLPRKRMAAAVILVDDADRVLIVRPTYRPGWDLPGGVVEQDESPHAAARRELFEELGLDRPVGGLLAVDWVPATAERTEGLILVFDGGPLTAIDTAAIQLQADELAAWRFAAIDQLPGLMVPLLARRVTVCLAARTTGVTAYLEDGTPLR, from the coding sequence GTGACCGGGGTGGACATTCCTGCCGGTTCGGCTGCGTTGGAGTGGCAGCGTGGGCTGCCGCGTAAGCGGATGGCCGCCGCGGTCATCCTCGTGGACGACGCCGACCGGGTCCTGATCGTGCGGCCGACCTACCGGCCAGGCTGGGACCTCCCGGGCGGTGTCGTCGAACAGGATGAATCGCCTCATGCGGCGGCGCGCCGGGAGTTGTTCGAGGAACTGGGCCTCGACCGGCCAGTCGGTGGCCTTCTCGCGGTCGACTGGGTGCCAGCGACGGCCGAACGCACCGAGGGACTGATCCTCGTGTTCGACGGCGGGCCGCTGACCGCGATCGACACCGCGGCGATCCAGCTGCAGGCCGACGAACTCGCCGCCTGGAGGTTCGCAGCGATCGACCAACTGCCCGGATTGATGGTGCCGCTGCTGGCCCGACGGGTCACCGTCTGCCTCGCGGCCCGCACGACTGGTGTGACCGCCTACCTAGAAGACGGCACACCGCTGCGCTGA
- a CDS encoding methyltransferase domain-containing protein, translating to MAVTSSQRARNFDPEPDPAAIASPPAEAAGSLGAPGSAPDHRYLLDNAQAEAGERFVALGELFDAVTRGHFDRLGVGPGWRCWEVGAGGRSIPEALAEAVGPTGYVLATDINPAWLDPHGAYEVRRHDIVADPPPGMFDLVHARLVLVHVPDRARALATMVAALRPGGWLLVEDADTELQPLVCLDESGPAQRRANRLRRAFRELMTRRGADLRYGRTLPRTLREAGLVDVAAAGSFPVGGAVCDRLEIATMRQVRAELVASRLADEAEIDAHVAAVGAGELDLTLAPLISAWGRRPN from the coding sequence GTGGCCGTGACCTCCTCGCAGCGGGCTCGCAACTTTGACCCCGAGCCGGACCCGGCGGCCATCGCGAGTCCGCCCGCCGAGGCCGCTGGCTCTCTGGGCGCGCCGGGGTCCGCCCCTGATCACCGCTACCTCCTGGACAACGCCCAGGCCGAGGCGGGCGAGCGGTTCGTCGCGCTGGGCGAGCTGTTCGACGCCGTGACGCGCGGGCACTTCGACCGCCTGGGGGTGGGGCCGGGCTGGCGGTGCTGGGAGGTGGGGGCCGGAGGCCGCAGCATCCCCGAGGCGCTCGCCGAGGCCGTAGGACCGACGGGGTACGTCCTGGCGACGGACATCAATCCAGCGTGGCTGGACCCGCACGGGGCCTACGAGGTTCGCCGGCACGACATCGTCGCGGATCCGCCGCCGGGGATGTTTGACCTGGTGCACGCCCGGCTCGTCCTCGTCCATGTGCCCGACCGCGCTCGGGCTCTGGCAACGATGGTGGCGGCGCTGCGGCCCGGCGGCTGGCTCCTGGTGGAGGACGCGGACACCGAGCTGCAGCCGTTGGTGTGCCTCGACGAAAGCGGCCCGGCGCAGCGGCGCGCGAATCGGCTGCGGCGCGCCTTCCGGGAGTTGATGACACGCCGCGGCGCCGATCTGCGCTACGGCCGTACGCTGCCGAGGACATTGCGCGAGGCCGGCCTGGTCGACGTCGCGGCGGCGGGCAGTTTTCCGGTCGGCGGCGCGGTCTGTGACCGCCTGGAGATCGCGACGATGCGGCAGGTCCGCGCCGAGTTGGTCGCCTCCCGGCTGGCCGATGAAGCCGAGATCGACGCGCACGTCGCGGCCGTCGGCGCCGGCGAGCTCGATCTCACCCTCGCACCGCTGATCTCGGCGTGGGGCCGTCGCCCCAACTAA
- a CDS encoding YncE family protein: protein MSSDLGHSSPFLHEKGGQRRTRARALRAVPAAALVFTVLAVPGQAEALGDPKIYVANSSGNSVSVVDAGSNTVVATIPVTEPYDVATTSSPTPRAYVTSSAGTVTVIDTTRDVIVGTIPVGGQPTGVAISNDLRRAYVTNYAAPFVTVIDTTTNSVVGTIPLGATSMDIAILDARTYHVAYVTNYEEGTLSVIDLTHNTVAGAIPVGLFPDGVAASDDLSSPRVYVANSGETTLTVLDARLGITTVNLGTHALPRSLAIDTDAFDPRVYVAGPALQQTAFPTVTFYQDAVAVIDADTNTVVRRFDSPSATAVAISEGLASPRLYVLTSDPDVMRVLDPATGSTVATVPVGAGPTALAIQP, encoded by the coding sequence ATGTCCTCGGACCTGGGACATTCATCCCCGTTTCTCCACGAGAAGGGCGGGCAGCGCAGGACGCGGGCGCGCGCGCTCCGGGCCGTTCCGGCCGCCGCGCTGGTGTTCACGGTCCTTGCCGTGCCCGGCCAGGCGGAAGCTCTCGGGGACCCCAAGATCTACGTGGCCAACAGCTCGGGAAACTCGGTTTCCGTGGTGGACGCCGGCAGCAACACGGTGGTCGCCACCATTCCCGTCACCGAGCCATACGACGTCGCCACCACCAGCTCTCCCACTCCCCGGGCCTATGTCACCAGCTCCGCGGGCACCGTGACGGTCATCGACACGACTCGCGACGTCATCGTCGGAACCATTCCGGTCGGCGGTCAGCCCACCGGGGTGGCGATCTCCAACGACCTCAGGCGTGCCTACGTCACCAACTACGCGGCGCCCTTCGTGACCGTGATCGACACGACGACGAACTCCGTGGTCGGCACCATCCCGCTCGGGGCGACCTCGATGGACATCGCCATCCTGGACGCCAGGACCTACCACGTCGCTTACGTCACGAACTACGAGGAGGGCACCCTCTCGGTCATCGACCTCACCCACAACACCGTCGCCGGAGCGATCCCGGTCGGCCTTTTCCCCGATGGCGTGGCCGCGAGCGACGATCTGTCCAGTCCGCGGGTGTACGTCGCCAACTCCGGCGAGACAACCCTGACGGTCCTCGACGCCAGGCTCGGCATCACGACCGTCAACCTCGGCACTCACGCCCTCCCCAGGAGCCTGGCCATTGACACCGACGCGTTCGACCCGCGGGTGTATGTCGCCGGTCCCGCCCTCCAGCAGACCGCCTTTCCCACCGTCACCTTCTATCAGGACGCCGTCGCCGTCATCGACGCCGACACCAACACCGTGGTCCGCCGATTCGACAGCCCTTCGGCGACGGCCGTCGCGATCTCCGAAGGCCTCGCCAGCCCGCGCCTCTATGTCCTGACCAGCGATCCGGACGTCATGAGAGTGCTCGATCCGGCGACCGGCTCTACCGTCGCCACCGTCCCCGTCGGCGCCGGGCCCACCGCGCTGGCGATCCAGCCCTGA
- a CDS encoding serine protease has protein sequence MDVPEEMFEVAEAHSEEILALPDVTGWDVGLAEYGDELSTDYAIRIYVNDLSSVEDGQLPTDFDGYPTNILEGRLELDALPDLARYDPLIAGCEIENGDLDVGSSGTLGMVVRHTERDVLCGLTCAHVLCFAGYGIGDAVCQPARVAGGSPEPANVIGGLTDWNLDYDCAIFELRESITPELEILEIGPVAGSVLDIPEIDPYNLVKVSKRGRTTGLTWGHIIGYNRIVTWDSSGRRTPAYLLVRLDPACPKPTIGAGGDSGAVLVDDVGRVVGLYRGHLGDRYGMAIPWKHIAGCLPIDVP, from the coding sequence GTGGATGTTCCGGAAGAGATGTTTGAGGTCGCCGAGGCCCACAGCGAGGAGATTCTGGCGTTACCCGACGTCACGGGCTGGGATGTTGGCCTCGCGGAGTACGGGGACGAGCTAAGCACCGACTATGCGATCCGGATCTATGTCAATGATCTTTCGAGCGTCGAGGACGGCCAGCTGCCCACCGACTTCGACGGCTATCCGACCAATATTCTCGAGGGTCGGCTCGAACTCGACGCTCTACCCGATCTCGCGCGTTACGATCCACTGATCGCCGGATGCGAGATTGAGAACGGCGACCTGGACGTCGGCTCCAGTGGCACGCTCGGCATGGTGGTCCGGCACACGGAACGGGATGTGCTCTGCGGGCTTACCTGCGCGCATGTGCTGTGCTTCGCCGGCTATGGAATCGGTGACGCGGTCTGCCAACCCGCGCGCGTCGCCGGGGGCAGTCCTGAGCCGGCCAATGTCATCGGGGGCCTGACCGACTGGAATCTGGACTACGACTGTGCAATCTTCGAGCTCCGCGAGTCGATCACTCCGGAGCTGGAGATTCTTGAGATAGGACCGGTCGCCGGCTCCGTTCTGGACATCCCGGAGATAGATCCCTACAACCTGGTCAAGGTCTCCAAGCGCGGGCGGACCACCGGACTTACCTGGGGACACATCATCGGGTACAACCGGATCGTGACGTGGGACTCGTCCGGACGCCGCACCCCCGCCTACCTGCTCGTGCGGCTCGATCCGGCCTGCCCGAAGCCGACCATCGGTGCGGGAGGCGATTCCGGGGCGGTCCTCGTCGACGACGTCGGCCGGGTCGTCGGCCTGTACCGAGGCCACCTCGGCGACAGGTACGGGATGGCGATCCCGTGGAAGCACATCGCCGGCTGCCTCCCGATTGACGTGCCCTGA